The sequence AAGTGATGTTGGTCGGGATGAATAAGGAGGAATTTCTGCTTGAAAATAATTTGAAGGAgtacaatgaagttttgaaaagaGACGGAGTTTTTTGGAGGGATAAGTCTAGGGAGCTATGGATTTCAAAGGGCGACGGTAACACCAAATTCTTTCATGCATCTTCAAAAGCCAGAAGAATCCATAATAAGATCAATGCTATCAAGGATGAGAATGGTCACTAGAAGATGTTAGACAAGGAGATACAACATACTGCCCTTAATCATTTTCAAAGAGTTCTAGGGAATGTTGACTTGGGAGGAATTGATTTTGAGCACCTTGTCAACatgaatattaataatattttgatttctagttcgGATGCAAAATTACTGGTAGCTCCCTACACCATGGAAGAAGTTAAGGTTGCGACGTTTGGACTACACCCAAACAAAGCCCCTGGTCCAGATGGGATGACTGTAGATTTGTTTCAAAACTATTGGGAGTTCATGGGAAGAGACATTTGGATGATTGTTGAAGAATTCAGGAAAAAACATAAATTTGTTAGAGAATTGAACCACACCATGATTGTGTTGATTCCCAAGAAAGAAGATTGTGTAACCATGGCAAATTTTAGGTATATCTTGTTGTGCAGCACAATATACAGAATCATTTCGAAATCTATGGCCAATAGACTCAATAAAATCATCCCTAATTTAACTTCTGAAAACCAAAATGGTTTCACACCTGGTAGAGAGTTAGCGCACAACATCATTTTGGTAGCAGAGGTGCTGCATTCCATGCGGAAAGGCGAAAAAAAGGTATGACCATTAAACTTGATGTTGCAAAAGCTTACGACAAGGTGATTTGGGATTTTCTTATGTGTGTTCTTGATAAATTTGGCTTTCCTAAAGAttggattgattgcattaaattttgtatttctttggtGAGTTTTTCTATGATTGTAAATGGAGTGGTATGTGGATTCTTTGAGGCCACAAATGGGTTGcgccaaggggatcctctttcccctTCTCTATTTGTCCTAATGGTAGAGGTGTTGGGAAATTTCATCAAAAGGAGAAATAGTGAAGGTTATTGGAAAGTCATCAGGGTGCATGAAAATTTTGAGGCCATCATGCATTCGCAATTCGCAGATGACACAATTTTGTTTGGTGAAGCTTCCATGAAATAAGCGAAGGAAATCAAGAATTTCTTGGACATTTACACTCAAACTTCAGGACAGGCGATTAACAGGGACAAAATGCAAGTCTTCTTCTTCAATAGCAGTAAACCTCTTCAAACCAAAATTGCAAACTTCTTGGAGTTTAGAATTGGGGTGTTCCCCATCAAATGCTTAGGGGTTCAGATCAGCTCTAGTTGCAGGTAGAGTCATATCTGGGAATATGTGATTAATTCATTCCAATCAAATTCTGATAAGTGGAAGAATAGATGGCTCTCGTAAGCGAGATGTTTGACTATGATCAGAGTTGTCCTCTCGGCTATTTTGATTTATAGCATGTCTTGTTTCAAGATGTTGCATGTGGCTGGGAGCAAGTTGGAAGGTTTTCTCAAGAAATTTGTGTGGGAAGGTGTGAAAGATCAGAGGAAGATTCCCCTAATCAATTGAGATACCATGTGCCTTCTCAAGGATGAAGGTGGATTAGGGCTGAGGAAGATGGAACTTTAAAACCTTTCGTTGGGGGTGAAATTGACTTGGAAAATGTATGAACATCCAAACAAGTTATGGTGTAGACTCTCTAGGAGGAAATATTTGGATTTGGAGAATCCGAATAGGATCCTTACCATAGCCGATGCTGCTAGAGGTTCTTCAACTTGGAATTTCTGATGGGATTGCAGGAACATCATTATTGATCATATTACTTGGTGCATTAGCAATGGCCAGACAACTATGTTCTGGCGCGATTCATGGGAATATGAGCAGGTGCTTGGTGACTTATTTGCAGAACAAGAATGGGTCAAAGAGGTTGAAAGAAAGGTTGGCCTTTTgttaaagattatgttgatgatagaTTGAGTAATGGTGGGGTGTTGGGGTGTTGGGGTGGAAAACTATTGATATTGGAGAGAGAATGTTGTGTTTGAAGTTGGTAGATCTTCTGAAAAATAGATGCATCTTGCAATTGGAATAGGAGGACACCATATTTTGGTGTGGCTCCAAATCAGGTAAGTATAGCGTGAAAATGGGGTACAAGATTCAACGTCATAGATTGAGAGAAAACAAgtggccttattatctttgttggaATAGCATTGGTCTTCCTAAAGTTGGAGCCTTCATGTGGATTTCACTACATGGCAAAATTCTGACTGGTGATAGATTGAAGCATATTGGGATTTCAGGACTGAGTTGGTGTGTTATGTGCAAAGGGAGTGAAGAGACAACTAATCATTTACTCTTTCATTATCCCTTTGCAGATGCATGTTGGGATTGGCTCATGGATAAATTGCAATTCTTTTCAGTTAAAAATGAGCTCCTTAAATATTTCCTTCTTGTGTGGCCTAAAGAAGGTCATTCGAAGTGGAGTGGATTGTGGCTAATTACCCCTGCTTTGTTAGTTTGGCAGATCTGGAAGGAGAGGGATAGGAGGGTATTCAGAGAATATTGTCTTTCATTGGAGGAGGTGATTTTCAAAATCAAGGTGGAAATTGAATAAGTGATTAATGGCAAGCCCCCTAAAGTTAAATCATTCAGGTATTGTAGTTGGGATAGGGATATGGAATGCAATTAGTCGCTCAAGGACTGGGGTTTGGGGTGCCCTCCAGTTCCAAAAACCAATAGGAAAGTTAGATGGATTCCTCCATAATGTGATTGGGTGAAGCTGAATTTTGATGGAGCGAGCAGAGGGAATCCTAGGATTTCAAGTATTGGTGCGGTCATTAGAGATTCCTCGGGATAATTGATGGGAGGCTTGTTTGGGAGTTCGGGCTTTGCCACAAATAATGAAGTAGAAATAAGGGCATTGGACTTATGTGTTCAGAAAGGGTATGACAAAGTCATCATTGAAGGAGACTCATAGATTATCATTGATGGTATTTCAAAATCTAGCTTTCAAAATTGGAAACTAGGTAAGTGGATACCTTATATTAATAAGCTTCTGGGATCTATTAACTCTTTTGAACTCAAACATACTTTTAGGGAAGGATATAAGGTGGCAGATGTTTTGGCCAATGTTGGGATTGATAAGGATCTTAGTACAATCATATTCAACAAAGAGGATGCAGACACAGTAGTTTTGGAAGCCATTCTAAATGAGATCCCAGATATGACTCGTACGGGGGTTGGTTAGACATTGATTGATGTTAACACCTCTCGCTAACCAAACCATAGGTGGCATAGTTGAGTGATAAAAGGGAAATTAGAATTGTGTTTCGGCTTCTCATCATTCCCAGTCTATAGAAAGTGGTGGTGATAGGTACGAGCTAGTCATACCTCTGGCAGATCGAAGTATATGATGGCAGTTAAGAGAGCAATGTGTGGATCTCATAAGATTTCTTTGGAATGAGAGTTTGGATGTTTCTAGTAGTCTGCATTCTATTTAAGGAGGAATGGGATAGAGACGAATGTATTATGATTAGATAGCCAAAATGCCAGATTTTGTGGGTTTGAGTTGTGTTAACTGTGGGAACTCTCTAGAGTGACAATGCCTCAACCTGTTCGTGTTAGAGGAAGAAATATTTGGGGTAATTATCTCCCTGGTGGATTGTTCCTTGAGCTTAGATCATCATTGGTGTGATGGGATTTTTAATGGAGTGGTAATCACTCCCATAGTGGATATCCTAGAGTCATAGGTGGAAGGTGTTAGTTTGATGCAATGATTTGTTAACCCAATGAACATCCATGTCGTGGCGGATGCAATTTTTGAACTGCGAGAAGGGGTTAGGGAGAGAATCCTGAATTTGTATTTTGAGCTTGTCGATAAAATTTCTTCCGCATCTCATACAGAGGAATCATCAGGAAATGGGCAAGAGGAGTCCGATGGTGATGAAGATGAGGAAATGGATGCAGAAGGAGAGAAAGATGAGGAAGCATATGAGGGAGAGAAGATGGAAGAGGACATGGAAGAGGAGACAGACTCAAACAATAGAGAGGAAGAGGAGGTTGATGGAGAGGCAGCTCGTAGAGAAGAGTAGAGAAGAAAGGCCCTATTTGCGAGAGAGGCTTGGTGCACTTTCAAGGCAGGTGTGTTGAGTGGCAACCTCAATAATTTCAGGAGGCTCCTGGATTCGGATGATAGGTGGCTTTCAGAGGGGTCAACTGACAATCTCCTTAGCATAGGGGATGCAATGGTGGAAATACTTCACTTTATTAGATATAAATAGGGAATAGGATACTAGTATTCAGGCAGTTTGGGGTGTATTTGCCAGGGTTTTTTATAGTCGGGTTTTAATTGTAGCTATGCTCTCTCCTTAGTTGAAGAGATTTTTATATTTGATATGTGATAGCATAactatgtatttatttatttttattaatatagggcgctatccccacaACTGATAGCACTTacctttaaaaatatatatattattatattatataatatataatttattattatattattatataatacgtattatattatataacataatgttattttaaaataatttaagtataaaaatcggatatccaattttttgagACAATATATTTCAACTATGACAGcctgtgagttatttttaacccacgagCTGTGCAATTTTTGGGAATCCAATATCCAGTTTTtcgcccaaaaattgctaaaataTACATTGAAaggtaatatttttattgttttcaatcattttcatttaatttttgtattttttttaatgtttatttctttttcattgaaaatatggttttgtagcatcgtaaattgtacgcacttgctagggtggtacaatttcacacctagtttagcacccgccttggcgcattttgtattttgcattgcatttcccctttagcacttaattaatcaaattaattaggtctaaggttctatttcatcatcttccacatcataaagttgggccctttcattaaagtgtgcccttttcattttattcctccaatacatcatttaatcaaaaaccctatttaggtcttattttgaacttgggggcttgatttcgggggtcaaaacatctcaaaatcacctgtaactttgggattctctctaaaatcatcatatccgacggccctaaaaatttggtgaaaagttgtggggaccatggcgcccggagtgcacatggtcccggacatttttcccaaaattttaggagcatgatccaatcataaaataaagattaaccccaagaaattggtgggagattcaatctctaggttggccaaaagttgaaattaagacctagagtttcatatataagagctctctttcttcattcgaaaggatcaaaattttggctttcaaggggCCTTCTATgaagcgaaagagcagatctttgaagacttcaacaacattcaacatccatctatcaagcatttatcaatttcattcatccatttagggcttggaagacattgaagagcaataggggattactgactgaagattggcttgtacccctcccttggggttgggtatgatttcatgttgttttcatgtctttgcataatccTCTTTATATCATTTgtatcatcactttgcatcttgatttggagcatttacaagcaattagggtttactttctaggttgctctagtttgcttacttgcattttaggatcttgcacacacacaaggtctgcacacacattacttttacaatacaacttggctattcgtggaggtggaaatcaccaaagcgggggtttgactaaggcaaaaccctatatagccgcccaccacaccttttcagatataagtgcaggtttcagaatttggacgacgccgcaagttacagatctgggAGAAGCAGACGGAAACcgagcaacacaccaaatttcaaaatagaagaccaggacaggggtgtggggcaccctggtcctgctaggacaggggcgctgggcgccctggtccctctgttagacaacaattttcagcatttttgacagcttttcaggttgcaaaatagtagtttcaggagtagtttcaggggcagaatcaggacagtggcgcccgcgcccctgtcctgaacattttcactcagattttaactctggctacgcatctgcattcttatcttgtccttgtgtttacagctttccattgtttaatctcaattctgcaatcttgttattagttcatacttgcactttggggttaggaattgaacttgcatcattttatctttcaattacaacaaaggaatagaaatcctaataggtagctcgtggctctctcttccacaaaaagaagtagccaattgtgtgatacctctaggctctttcgtattccacaagtgtgtgattgaaagtgggattagggcatgttagcctagtctcgctttttcccccacacattttggtgaacccgacgtgaatttccaatcttctctaattctgatttatttttcaaatttgagtgtttatgctatttacaagttttaatttcttgcaagattcaaaaaaaaaaattagaggaaatttttgctaaaaccctaatttttcaattcaaagttgaacttgtggatagcttaattgggatcaataatttcaaatctgatttaggaactcatttgaatcataaatttcattttctaaatctactttctaagttcttgcattggttaaaattaaacatatccttctattttgcatgtgttatcatttgaaagaggaaaattgttgtcatgatgcattcatttcatagttgtgatagtgggttagcttcccttgtttcaatttttcctcctcctaaagaacctccccccatctataacaacattttagtgcctaaaagagttgctaccaatccctttgagactctcccatgccctaaggatgaagactttaagagtgatcttgacaattctcctaaaaggTGCCCTTCCTatctagctatcctagaggaagagaatgatatcataaacacctttcttaatgttacttcaccttccctacatgatgatTCTCTAAGTGAAaaagtattgatggacattgacttattttctcctaaagttggtccttccaatgggggcatgttagtgcaacaagaggttatgaacacttctttcaaagatctccttcctaagcataatctttggagaaatatgttcatgttcctcctaaaaaacactcccttcatgaggatccttttgtgcaagaagatgacattatccctacatttcctagtgatggcatttccttttccaacaaaattcccactagagatgatgaattaatgatgaatgtttacccttctcctaaagtttgtcttacccataagcatcccttagagaaagaagatgaaataataagaaatttccttaattctctctcccctaaagatcatatttaacatattttgaggaaagaggatgagtttaacacatctattgatgctctctctcctaaggatgaggaattaataaacaatgttatctcctctcccgaaattgacaatacttcaaacattcctttcaacaacttcgctatttgggatgaaccattagaagaaggtgtagattattctctaccccatgagagaaccctagccaaagtgGATGAAATAAAGAAAACTCCCTTGATATttcctcaccttccttgaatctcaattattatccctctcctcaacttggttctactcataaggaaaccctagttcaaagcaagatagTTAACATCTCTGTCAAAGAtgtccctctcaaaagtgagactttagagagtaatgttgatccttctcctataaagtttattccccatgtagatcctttgatgatagaggatgatatgacctttccaagtattactcttcctactggaacatcaatgcctaccccttgtctctctcctaaaattgatttaacccgtgataagattttagtgcaagagaagactatcaataattcttccaacacttttgttcattcctctaaaccatcctcaatcaatttgatacatgtgaatgagacacctaacaaacctctcttcactgtccaaggtgcttgtccttctcaaaattctcaacctttaaataagcctatcttagtggttcaaggtggttatgctaatgattctttttgcactcctaagaaacctattattactgtgcaaggaggttattctactaagagcccttatgagtatgctaagcaactgactagagagagttatcatgcggttgctcatacctataacacaagaaacaataggcaacctaatcctcctccagttagcccaacttcacttcctccttctcaaccaattcttccgcaagctccacatatttcacaagttattgttaaggaatatgatctcatagaacaacttaaagctacccctgctaagatatccctttgggatttgatccaaacttcttccgctcatcatggaatgttacaagatgccttgaaagatttgaatgttcctccacctaatacatctagtaatatagtatctttagttaactttgtgatgagtcctaaagctcaaattgtgtttacccaagatgagttgcctactagtgaaattcaacatcaatatgatcccttgatgattgtggttatcataaatgacactgctataagacgaacactggtagataatggctctggccttaatgtgtgtagcattaatctattgcataagatgaatgtggatacatcccttattgagcctgactctcatcccattcgaggctttgataatgtggctaagtcttcattaggtattatcaccttacccatcacagtgggacctgttactttgcctactcctatccatgttatgtcgggaaatctaacatacaacttgttattagggagaccttggattcacagtatgcaatctgtcccctctacattgcatagacaagttaaatttatttataacaataagacatataccttggtaggtgatactaatcttcaggcttgtttgcaaacatctacttccaaagggatttcttctaaatcttcctcttctaatgatgactctttaaacaagatacctatgaacaaatcatcatcctctgatagtcaaaattctttggatgagcctgaagttcttgaaaaagattcttctcaacttgaatctacacatgaaaaggcttttgatcctgagaaggttctcgcagaagatgactggggatctcttgatttcaatcccacctttgtaggtgagtatagggttcctcctagagagcttaaagttacaaagaaggaagaaactagagatcaatctatcttacctgaacctatgagcaataatcttgtggctacttctcaaacttcttctcctcacacctctaattttgaagaagttgattctttgtcttatgaaaaaccaccttctctttctgaaatggctaatcgttatggtcgtggttttcatattttggctaagagtggctatagtggaaatggatgtggcacaaatgaacaaggaattaaagttcctttagaacataacatgcatgaatattcatttggacttggatataatctttctgagcccaccaaagcatctaaaagaccatctctcaatgtgaatgctatatttagtagtgatgatgatctcacttcaactaaatcatcttctactcctatcaactctcattcccctcataaggaaatcatggcgatgaacaaatctctttatgaatcccctcaaatttctaaatccacttatgaatctttatctcctattcatcataaagtcttttcctccagggataaggctctaataaattacactcatccctcttctaagatttcttgtgacttttcctcttcaatttttatcattttatacatgtttttgatctcacttatagttgagcatttagcatgtcatattcaaatacctcattcagtctatcatgtctttaaataacattaatggctattatgttgctcatcattatgtgacattggtaactcatttattgggggctcattgtcaatcatgatggtacaatttcaagtgcaatcatatttttgaagcaacataatagcctaattttctatgtcatctcttgttcctatggggagaagagtgatttcatacatctcttcttttgcttatgtccaaatctctccctagaagattgtgtaagtccttctcattgaggcaatgatctttccttatttttatctaaggatccactttttcctatttcgtggatggtgtgaactttattacttgatgttattccttgtatgcatttgttgttgtttgttcaaggattctctcttacaagaggtgtaagtccttgactacaacctcttttgcacttggtcaaatacatccataatgaattcactttCCCAATTgagttaaaaagagcgtcatccttcattaagaatcactttcacctcgcaaaagaaggaagtattgcattcttattctcttctttgtctttgtctaagacaattcctcttggggataggtgtcttttgtacaaagatctcttctcctctaaggatctcctttacacatactacaagatatcccttttcaactatcttatcctttcttaaagagtgcaaaactctcttgcttggatctatgacattgttgcatttttggggtatcttcttttgtgatgaaggtaggtatccttgttctactttactcatgatataaacattacactttttgagcaatgggtcattctcggaaccagagcacagactcttagagcgagatgtcatgcttttttactatacatatacaggttgtagcatactcgggcatagactcctatgaggtgcttctaacctcacttacacacacatgcacgaggttgagtggaactagcggcataaggctagactttctcactctcctcccttacatggatcacctagacagactctaggggctagttttccatgttctgtttcccatggatcacctagacaagatctaggggcgagaagtccgtgtTTTCTCTCttactattcttctcatggatcaccaatgtgtgtattcatgctttttttcctttcttctcttctctttgcattttgtttccatttacatctttcatcttgtgttagagaactcccaaatcctcacactctttgttgtgttggaattgagatttagtcctctttcttaccaaatgattctccattagtttttgatctcatatcaaatctccttgtgagcatttgtcatcaatattctttaacaattcgaagtggtaaacatgataccctgtttcaactcactaaaattagcaagccgaaataggggggggcatatagctaccctcaaattttcatcaccttccttagtaagcagtaggtgattttctgatctaacgtgtgttttgtagggtgcggttcctaactgtgtactgcagataccactgggggcttcgttcgacagacttatggatatatcctttttcaaataatgtttacttttctgtactttagcttgcatatgcacgtagtgttcatatgaccgctaaagtgggggctaaatgtagcgtcgtaaattgtacgcacttgctagggtggtacaatttcacacctagtttagcacccgccttggcgcattttgtattttgcattgcatttcccctttagcacttaattaatcaaattaattaggtctaaggttctatttcatcatcttccacatcataaagttgggccctttcattaaagtgtgcccttttcattttattcctccaatacatcatttaatcaaaaaccctaattaggtcctattttgaacttgggggcttgatttcgggggtcaaaacatctcaaaatcacctgtaacttcgggattctctctaaaataatcatatctgacggccctgaaaatttggtgaaaagttgtcgggaccatggcgcccggagaggaccatggcgcccgaagtgcacatggtcccagacatttttcccgaaattttaggagcatgatccaatcataaaataaagcttaaccccaagaaattggtgggagattcaatctctaggtcggccaaaagttgaaattaagacctaaggtttcatatataagagctctctttcttcatttgaaaggatcaaaattttggctttcaagggaccttctatgcagcgaaagagcagatctttgaagacttcaacaacattcaacatccatctatcaagcatttatcaattccattcatccatttagggcttggaaaacattgaagagcaataggggattaccgactgaagattggcttgtacccctcccttggggttgggtatgatttcatgttgttttcatgtctttgcataatccTCTTTATATCATTTGTATCtgtgctttagatcactttgcatcttgatttggagcatttacattagcatttacaagcaattagggtttactttctaggttgctctagtttgcttacttgcattttaggatcttgcacacacacaaggtctgcacacacattacttttacaatacaacttggctattcatggaggtggaaatcaccaaagcaggggtttgactaaggcaaaaccctatatagccgcccaccacaccttttcagatataagtgcaggtttcagaatttggacgacgccgcaagttacagatctgggAGAAGCAGACGGAAACcgagcaacacaccaaatttcagaacagaagaccaggacaggggtgtggggcgccctggtcctgctaggacaggggcgctgggcgccctggtccctctgttagacaacaattttcagcatttttgacagcttttcaggttgcaaaatagtagtttcaggagcagtttcaggggcagaatcaggacagtggcgcccgcgcccccgtcctgaacattttcactcagattttaactctggctacgcatctgcattcttatcttgtccttgtgtttacagctttccattgtttaatctcaattctgcaatcttgttattagttcatacttgcactttggggttaggaattgaacttgcatcattttatctttcaattacaacaaaggaatagaaatcctaataggtagcccgtggctctctcttccacaaaaagaagtagccaattgtgtgatacctctaggctcttttgtattccacaagtgtgtgattgaaagtgggattagggcatgttagcctagtctcgctttttcccccacacaagtttttttcatgaaaactaggttttttaaaatcaaatacaaaattgtttcaatttgttaactaaattcaattgtttacattcaattaggttaaaaatgggggataacagtgaaaacattgatcaaacacaaccacaacaaccaaaccctcctttgccaaacccccctcaattcaggatttaatttcacaaaatttgaacgaattgagggggattgcagatgtatattgtaggatccctttcctaaacccaatgtttgatcctctcatgtcgatcataaagagtatggaaacaatgactaaggagcacaatgtcgcccttttggggtgagattctatgagggaacaatatacggatggcttgtcctataaggagatcaa is a genomic window of Cryptomeria japonica chromosome 7, Sugi_1.0, whole genome shotgun sequence containing:
- the LOC131856763 gene encoding uncharacterized protein LOC131856763, which produces MNIHVVADAIFELREGVRERILNLYFELVDKISSASHTEESSGNGQEESDGDEDEEMDAEGEKDEEAYEGEKMEEDMEEETDSNNREEEEVDGEAARREE